From Halorientalis litorea:
ATGACGGTGTGTGCCGCCGCCTGTGTCTCTCGGGAGTCCCGTTCGGAGAGTCCGCCACCGCCCGGGTCCGTCGAGATGAGTTGGTCTGAGTCGCCCTGTGCGCCGGTCGAGGTGCTGGTCTTGTCTTGTGACATCAGAAGTCCTCCTGTTCGAACTTGTTTCTGAGTAGGATGGCGATGGAGTTCATCGTCAAGAGGACGATGAGCAGCGTCACCACGCCCGCCGCGACGACGCCCTGCTGGAACGCCTGACTCGGGTAGCCCGACCACGCGTACACCTGCATCGGCATCGCCGACGTCCGACTGAACAGGCCTGCGGGTGCGTTGAACGCCGTGGTCGCGGTCCCGATCATGATGAGCGGGGCCGTCTCCCCGATGGCGCGACCGAGCGCGAGTATCGTCCCGGTCAGCGTTCCGGGAAGTGCCCGCGGGAGGACGACGTTCCGAATCGTCTGCCAGCGCGTCGCTCCCATGCCGTAGGAAGCCTGTCGCAGCGAGTCCGGAACCGCGCTGATTGCCTCCCGTGCCGAGATGATGACGATGGGGAGGATGAGCAGCGACAGCGTGAGCGCCGCCGTGAGGACGGTCCCGACGCCGGTCCCGACCAGTCTCGCGAACAGCGCGAGGCCCAACAGGCCGTAGACGACCGACGGGACGCCGGCGAGGTTCGAGATGTTGATGCGGATGAACCGGGCAATCTTCCCGCCGACGCCGCTCGACGGCGCGTACTCTTCGAGGAACAGGGCCGCACCGATGGCGACCAACAGCGTGATGATGGCCACCAGAACGATGATGAACACCGACCCGATGATGGCGGGGTACAGCCCGGCCTGTTCGGCTGTCTGTGAGTGGTCGCTGGTGACGAACTGCCAGTCGAACCACGGTGCCGGGCCGGTGACGCCCAGCACGTCCGGGACGGCCCAGAGCAGGGCGATGCCGACGACGAACAGAACCGGGCCGACGAACCCGACTCGTCGGTCACGCTCGATGATGTTCTTCGCCGCGACGATGCCGAACGGGACGAACAGTGCCGCCACGAAGATGAGCCAGATGGACCGCGTGAGTGCCGGGATGGTGTCGACCAGCGGGACGGCCAACACTGCAAACGCCAGCACCGCACCGGCCGCGTAGTTCCCGTTCCCGATTTCGAGGGCGTCACCGACGAAGTAGCGTGTCGCCAGTGCCGCCGGGACGAGGAGCGAGAAGAGGTAGACGAACGGGCCACCGAGCAGGGCGGCCGCCGATGTCAGCGGGCCGAGTGCGAGCGTCCCGACGACTGGACCGGCGACGACGACGGCGAGGTAGCCAAGCCCGACCCAGTTGGCCGACGTGTTGCGTCGGTTGTAGAGGTACAGTCCGCCGAGCGGGACGATGACGGTGAGGAAGTACGCGAACCATGTCTCGTCGCCGGCGATGACTTCGAGGAGCGCGACGAGCGCGAATCCGCCGAGAGTCCCGGCCAGCGCGGTCGAAGTCAGTTCGAGCGCGACGGTCCCTGCCAGCGAGTTCCGCCGCGTGTACGCGATGAACCCAGCCGTCGGGGCGACGATGAACAGCGCGAACAGCCCGTACCAAGCCGCGTCGGCCTCACCGAGGCCGAAAGCGTCCCAGAAGACGTACGCGAGCAACACCCCGAGGGCGACGATGCCGAACAGCGACGCGGCGAGCGTGAGATAGCGGAACACGCGCCCTCTGAGGCGGCTCACGCGCTCGAATTCGCCGGCCGTCGCAGTTCCGGATTCGGTGTCAGTTGCCATCTCAGTAGTCCTCCTGGAACCGTTGTGCGATGTAGTCGCTGACGAGGTTGAGCACGAGCGTCATGACGAACAGTGTCAGGCCGATAGCGAACAGTGCCCGGTAGCCAGTCGTGCCACCGGCGAGGTCGGACTGGCCGAGTTGGACCATCGCCGACGTCATCGTCTGCGTGGACTGGAAGAAGCTATTGAGCAAGTCGGGGACGGTGTCCGGGAAGCGAGAGCGAGTCCCGGCCGCCACGACGACGATCATCGTTTCGCCGATGGCACGGGACAGCGCGAGGATGAACGACGCGGCGATGCCCGACAACGACGCCGGGACGACGACACTCGTCGACACCTCGTACTTCGTCGCGCCGAGGCCGTAGGCCCCGTTCCGGAGCGAGTCGGGCACGGCACTCATGCTGTCCTCGCTGATGGACGAGACCATCGGGATTATCATGATACCCATGACCAGCGACGCCGACAGCGCGTTGAACGTCCCGAGTTCGATACCGGGAATCGCGTCGAGAATCGGGGTCACGTACACGAGTGCGAAGTACCCGTACACGACTGTCGGAACGCCGGCCAGTACTTCGAGCAGCGGTTTCAGGACCGCTCGGCGCCGACTGCTCGCGTACTCACTCAAGTAGATAGCAGTGAGGAGACCGACTGGGAGCGAGACCAGTGCCGCGCCGAGCGTTATCAACAAGGTCCCGAACACGAGCGGCAGGACGCCGAACGCCACCGGTTCGATTCCCGGCGTGAACCGTGTCCCGAGGAGGAACTCCTGAACGGGCACCTCGCCGAGGAAGGTTATCGCCGGAAACAGCAGCGATGCGATGATACCGACCGTCGTCAGCACGGAGACGGTCGCACACGCCAGAAAGGCGACTCCGTAAATCGATTCACGGAGGTCTTGGAAGCCGCGGTCACCGCTGAGGTCGACGGTTTCTGGTTCGTTGCTCATTTCTTAGGAAAGTCGTGGGTGTGTGTACACGAAAACCGGGGGGGACTTTTCTCTTACTAGTTCGCGTTCTCGATGGCCGCGTTGAGTTCTTCGAGTTCGGTGTCGGCCCGCTCTTGAGTGTTGGGCACGTAGCCGACCTGATTCGCGACGACCTCCTCGCTGGCGGATTGCTCGACGAAGTACCGGCAGAACTCCGCGATGTGCTCTTCCGAGAGCTGGTTCACGTTGGGATACGTGAACAGCGGCCGGGCGAGCGGGGTGTACTCGCCGCTGGACGCGGTTTCGAGCGACGGCTCGACCGGCCCGTCGCCGTCGTCGACGGCGACAGCAGTGACCGCGTCCGGGTTGTTGAAGTAGTACGAGAAGCCGAAGTAGCCGATAGCGTGCGGGTTGCCCTGCACACCCTGCACGATGGTGCGGTCGTTCTCGGTCGGTTCGTACGCCTGCGTGTGGGCACCCTCTTCACCGTTGATGACCTCGGTGAAGTAGTCGAAGGTCCC
This genomic window contains:
- the pstA gene encoding phosphate ABC transporter permease PstA → MATDTESGTATAGEFERVSRLRGRVFRYLTLAASLFGIVALGVLLAYVFWDAFGLGEADAAWYGLFALFIVAPTAGFIAYTRRNSLAGTVALELTSTALAGTLGGFALVALLEVIAGDETWFAYFLTVIVPLGGLYLYNRRNTSANWVGLGYLAVVVAGPVVGTLALGPLTSAAALLGGPFVYLFSLLVPAALATRYFVGDALEIGNGNYAAGAVLAFAVLAVPLVDTIPALTRSIWLIFVAALFVPFGIVAAKNIIERDRRVGFVGPVLFVVGIALLWAVPDVLGVTGPAPWFDWQFVTSDHSQTAEQAGLYPAIIGSVFIIVLVAIITLLVAIGAALFLEEYAPSSGVGGKIARFIRINISNLAGVPSVVYGLLGLALFARLVGTGVGTVLTAALTLSLLILPIVIISAREAISAVPDSLRQASYGMGATRWQTIRNVVLPRALPGTLTGTILALGRAIGETAPLIMIGTATTAFNAPAGLFSRTSAMPMQVYAWSGYPSQAFQQGVVAAGVVTLLIVLLTMNSIAILLRNKFEQEDF
- the pstC gene encoding phosphate ABC transporter permease subunit PstC encodes the protein MSNEPETVDLSGDRGFQDLRESIYGVAFLACATVSVLTTVGIIASLLFPAITFLGEVPVQEFLLGTRFTPGIEPVAFGVLPLVFGTLLITLGAALVSLPVGLLTAIYLSEYASSRRRAVLKPLLEVLAGVPTVVYGYFALVYVTPILDAIPGIELGTFNALSASLVMGIMIIPMVSSISEDSMSAVPDSLRNGAYGLGATKYEVSTSVVVPASLSGIAASFILALSRAIGETMIVVVAAGTRSRFPDTVPDLLNSFFQSTQTMTSAMVQLGQSDLAGGTTGYRALFAIGLTLFVMTLVLNLVSDYIAQRFQEDY